GTTGGGGCTCCGTGGTCGAGtagttcgctgacttcaaatcacttgcccgtcatcgatgtgggttcgagcctcactcggggcgttgaattcttcatatgaggaagccatccagctggctaacggaaggccggtggttttacccaggtgcccgcccgtgatgaaataatgcacggagaggcacctggagtcttcctccaccgtcaaagctggaaattcgccatatgacctaaaattgtgtctgtgcgacgttaaacctagcaaaataaaataaataaattcttcatAGCGTATGTTAACCCTTACCTTTTTAAAGGGGCATTTACAGTCCATGTGTAGTATTTTGATCAGGTTTTTACATTTCTCTCTATGTTGTTCGAGCACTTTGCATAAGTTTTCTATGTGACAGTATGCAGAAAACGGTTTATAGCTGCAAAGATCTATTGGTGTTCCTTGAGTTGTCAGTGTAAGTTCAAGATCTGCCTTTcaacatgaaaaacaaaacttcaaaatGCAGTACTAGTCTTAAGATAGTGAAACTTTATTTTCGATTGAAGCTACTGTTCGGTTTTACTAATTCCTGCCCGGCTTTGTAgttaaaagaaagaagaaaagaatCAGCTGTTTTTCTCCTGCATATTTATTGCAAAGCAAATAAAAACtcccaaatattttaaaagtgcCAAATAAATACATACTTGTACATGTTTATCATTACTGAATACCTTTTATCTTGAAAGCATTCTACGAAATACAAACTATTAACGATAGTATTTACCCGAAGTGTATTTGTCGTTCCAATATCCTGTGTCAACTCTGAATCGAAGTCTACATACACATTGCTTCCAGGTTTAACAGGATCCGGCTGAACTGAaaatgagctaaaaaaataaggAACGGCTGTCTTATTGCAGTTTTCCCACTGGAAATCACCGTGCACCTTACCAACCTGGAAAAATTACGTATGTAAAGGATGAATCTTGTATTGCTTATTTCATTGTATGGGTGAATATGATACGATACGATTTTAAATAAAACTCTTTTAAAACGGTTCAAGTTAGTACAGAATCGTTTGAAAGAAAGTATGTAAACGCATGCTGACAGACATGATTGTCAAGAATGTGATCATATCAATTTTTGTAAATCTTAAACAGTTGAGTGAAGTGATGTTTATTTTTCGCGCGAGtcgttacattttttttctcatgaaaatgtttaaatctaaattaaattttaGCGATGATTAAGCTTTGCAAATTAATAAACAGTAAAATTAGCGAAACATTTTTCATCGCGATAACACGCCATGTTTCGAAGCCACAATATTACGCCAGGATTTAGTATCACTAATTCTTTGTCCCCTTCTgagacaaaaataattattaccATATTGGTTTTTCATGTCTCATTCTAGTCTGGCTACCTAATAAATACCTGCCGTATAACTTCTTAACTAAtgtaaattactattttaagaGAGTAGTTCCTCTAACACtgataataattgtataaaatttGCATAGCCTCTGTAGTTATCTCCTATGAAAAAATCGTGGGAGCCGAGTACAGGCAAGGATCAGTGTTAAGAGTCCAAACATATAGGATAATTATGCTGGACAAACACTACGATGAAACGAAACATATACTTATCCTAATGACTTTTGTTTCGTTTTTAATCAAAGAAGGGAAAACAATCACAGCGTACTGCACTACAACTATTACAACCTTTGATTTACCACAGTGATAAATTAAAGTTCTGAATTATTTGTTGACTAAATTATACCCTCTTGCCTATACTTTATTTGATTCACATAactatttcattcaaaatatattaCACATTAGCGAGTATACTCATACGCTCTTTGTAACGGTTATATTGAACGTAAGTTTAACACATAATGTAAGCTATTCAAAAGAAGTCGATATTAACACCAGATATTTAATCATACGATACAAACTTGTATGCAATAATAGTTTGAAATCGTAAATTATGAATGATAAACTATTACCTCCATTTCTATTACTGCATCTTTACCAAATACTAGTGGTGAagcaagaaataaaaacaaaacgtaATTATCCGTAGATAACATGCTGTTTTAGTCGTTAATAAGTAAGATCTAACAACTGAAACTTTCAACACGGAagttttataatgttatttaaagATTGACTGAATAAAAAAGACAAACATGAGATTACCGGCGATTGTATTCAAAAAATTTATAGGACATCATAACCACTGGGGATTAATTCAGCAAATGCGTATGGTATGTTTAAGCTATACCTGGTCAATGTGTCTTAGACGAttattgttaaaatgtatttgcgGCTCTCCATAAATCTGCACAACTAGtgtgtaaattgaaaaaaatgacacTTTAGTAGGTAAAGTAGACTAGCTCCAAGACtctaacatttacatttttatgatccAATACAGTGAACCGAGCAAGTCTGCTTCCTAAACATATATGATATGCTGCATGTTATAAGATAAATAAGAAACTATCAACAAAATACAAAGGGTTTTCATATCTAGAGTAAATTCATCTACAGTTCATCATTTTCCATCAGAAAAAGCCACATAAAATACAGTCACACATAAA
This window of the Mercenaria mercenaria strain notata chromosome 5, MADL_Memer_1, whole genome shotgun sequence genome carries:
- the LOC123557120 gene encoding ganglioside GM2 activator-like isoform X2, which gives rise to MESSALWFCFFLVAFRIVIGDHVHEMMVDVDALLHTQGTTLDVCKFTKYCHIKDVCSIVRTTKYKCPLKKVGKVHGDFQWENCNKTAVPYFFSSFSVQPDPVKPGSNVYVDFDSELTQDIGTTNTLRADLELTLTTQGTPIDLCSYKPFSAYCHIENLCKVLEQHREKCKNLIKILHMDCKCPFKKNKYNVPKLPYNLPEVPIDGIFHVKASLTESNNTIGCLDVKICIG